One part of the Parambassis ranga chromosome 8, fParRan2.1, whole genome shotgun sequence genome encodes these proteins:
- the LOC114439559 gene encoding protein TANC2-like isoform X3 — protein MFRNSLKMLLGSKSRKNTSGGGNMDPEGSDLRMMEGFTRSLPSSPLLNLRLAKRSGEDEELGPPPSVDEAADALMTRLGFLLGEKVIGGEPDSSYHAQEDGQSFQQRISPSSSLASSNTSPCSTLQPPAGREGNNNNKHISTNHASVTSPTSTLESRDSGIIATLTSYSADSAAERDDGAKYLGDCCHGSSFNLWQQGGRPVVASTSSSSMMAAASANDGFLYRVEDNMAASTYSLNKLHPDRGAGSTRSSGSTHSIPLYLMPRPNSVAATSSAHLEDLAYLDEQQRHLPSRTSLRMPRQNSGSRSQQDHRVRFTPSLNLKPLHFEVPGLSSDWLFTGREWLYQEVDGCLRSDDQAKSQGVVIVGNMGFGKTAIVARLVALSCHGHRMWPNAASSKTLPKHVEPVPFSHDSLGRGGGGGGGEEGGGGGGGSCPGTPEMRRRQEETLRRLAGQVVSYHFCQADNCHTCLVPEFVHNMVAMLSDAPQLAAYRELLQRSPQLQSMLSLRSCIQDPSSALQRGILEPLDALYRERKLHVEGAGLIVLIDGLNEAEFHRPDYGDTLTSFLSRNIQKFPSWLKIITTVRTSQQDITSSLPFHRISLDRMEDNNAIDQDLQGYLMQRIHSSAEIQSNVSLSNGRLDNTALAKLVSHLKSLSRGSYLYLKLTLDLIEGGYLVLKSSSFKVVPVSLAEVYLLQLNMRFPTQSSFQRVLPLLNVTVASLHPLTEQQLFEVVNAGALTGGMLQWSEFTQRLEQLSPFLIRRSDGSRMLKHASFREWLVWREEGQDDRFLCDPRSGHTLLAFWLCRQDGKLNRQQTLELGHHILKAHIYKGLSKKLRVSSSVLQGLWLSYSTASLSPVLSSLRNLYTPNIKVSRLLIIGGADVDCRCDVLNNAPLLCVHAHLGHTDAVALLLDHGAQVDAQSQDGLTALGFAAAAGRLDIVTMLSQNKAKVGHVDVSGRCVLVHAAQRGQLEVLRFLLRCADWSCTSCCGQRGASRSQAVQQALTAAASMGHAEMVSYLLDLPEEDEEEEERPEINTYDSLWGETALTAAAGRGRLPVCRLLLDQGAAVDQGNRQGVTPLFSAVRRGHWQVVELLLNHGVEVNMVDQQGRTALMTAASEGHVTTAQLLLDHGASLNQTDKEGLTALSWACLKGQLLLVRELVERGATTTHADRSGRTPLDLAAFCGDPEVVQYLVDHGASVEHVDCSGMRPLDRAVGCRNTSAVIALLKKGAQIGRNLNYKPARSEEWMLRMKISNIYICMCLCAGPATWAMATSKPDILMVLLSKLIQEGDKLYKQGKVREAAHSYQSALQKFPGDELKTFRQLRVCVLLNLSRCRRKMNDFSLAEELATKALELKAKSYEAFYARARAKRSRRQFHAALEDLIEASRLCPSNREIQRLMTRVKDECRQAAHESPPPSHHVYQQNVAMSISEARSRDSGSLQVPDREGLTEEEEEEEEEEDETEEDGTLRESSFYPSPVIQSLETRPRSRGPSPSSLSPTHLYHPLPSPTHGASLSSPSHSAPPLPSSSYHNFSPTSSPMQHLQRAGPMSETMSALSGGSHHQHAQSASAFHHSDQDQGVQQLHHLTSQRSIQNPIQGQWLQPAKAQVVRTSQPSSSAHSSMVLGSSAYTQFAHLPQELAELGEGFGPSPLDVRPSPQVQAGLSSGASYALDDVDVDMVCQVRSTSAHTRGAGGDRMGINRFVQSHQFSRNQTKAAYYPMELTEATLGPSDRLQPSHDYQYHHQGGFRRPLSAHPTPSSAPTPRPLIHSQSVNVRFSPSSGSLTSGQPANHGPGFRTSASAQHMDLPADLSSMGGYHDDLFLISSPQSEISMAGGGTYPGEVGRSSRNTPFMGITDKTRVHHQYQQPAPSSSASCLSPSRSWAVSSVDTVVTSPSKNPTSQGGFMPPQPSSIAYHNRSNNNAHNGHLLHDNQDFYEVVPNNGRQGEGSGQVVGQNPSYLDVKVARTLPVIHSCSDRPTEKRTGPTSPVKPKRPFVESNV, from the exons gtgaggatgaggagttAGGACCGCCCCCTTCTGTAGACGAAGCAGCTGATGCGTTGATGACCAGGCTGGGCTTCCTACTTGGGGAAAAGGTCATTGGTGGAGAGCCAGACTCGTCTTACCACGCCCAGGAGGATGGACAG TCTTTCCAGCAGAGGATCTCTCCTTCCTCCAGTCTGGCCAGCAGCAACACGTCCCCCTGCTCCACACTGCAGCCCCCTGCTGGAAGGGagggcaacaacaacaataagcaCATCTCCACCAACCACGCCTCCGTCACCTCCCCTACCTCAACACTGGAGAGCAGAGACAGTGGGATCATAG CCACACTGACCAGCTATTCTGCTGACTCGGCTGCAGAGAGGGATGATGGTGCCAAGTACCTGGGtgactgttgccatggcagcagctTCAACCTCTGGCAGCAAGGGGGCCGACCGGTGGTGGCCTCCACCTCGTCTTCGAGTATGATGGCGGCAGCGAGCGCAAACGATGGCTTCCTGTACAGGGTGGAGGACAACATGGCTGCCTCCACTTACAGCCTCAACAAACTCCACCCAGACCGAGGCGCTGGCTCCACCCGCTCATCAGGCTCCACCCACTCCATCCCTCTCTACCTCATGCCTCGTCCTAATTCAGTTGCTG CCACTAGTTCAGCCCACCTGGAAGATCTAGCGTATCTGGATGAACAGCAGAGACACCTCCCTTCAAGGACGTCTCTCAGAATGCCCAGGCAGAATTCTGGGAGTCGTAGTCAACAGGACCACAGAG TTCGCTTTACTCCCTCGCTCAACCTGAAGCCACTCCACTTTGAGGTTCCCGGCCTCtcgtctgattggctgttcaCTGGCAGGGAGTGGCTCTACCAGGAAGTGGATGGTTGTCTCCGCAGCGACGATCAAGCAAAGAGTCAGGGAGTGGTGATCGTCGGCAACATGGGTTTTGGGAAAACGGCCATCGTTGCCCGTCTGGTGGCGCTCAGCTGTCATGGACACCGCATGTGGCCGAACGCTGCCAGCAGTAAAACGTTACCCAAAC ATGTAGAGCCTGTTCCTTTCTCCCATGATTCCctggggagaggaggaggaggaggtggtggagaggaaggaggaggaggaggaggagggagctgcCCCGGTACTCCAGAAATGAGacggagacaggaggagacgcTGAGGAGGCTTGCAGGACAG GTCGTCTCTTATCATTTCTGTCAGGCTGATAACTGTCACACCTGTCTGGTTCCGGAGTTCGTACACAACATGGTGGCCATGCTGAGTGACGCCCCTCAGCTGGCAGCCTACAGGGAGCTGCTGCAACGGTCGCCACAGTTACAGAGCATGCTCAGTCTACGCTCCTGCATCCAGGATCCGAGCTCTGCACTCCAGAGGGGAATACTAGAACCTCTGGATGCTCTATACAGAG AGAGGAAGTTGCATgtggagggggcggggcttattGTACTGATTGACGGGCTGAACGAGGCGGAGTTCCATCGGCCGGACTACGGAGACACTCTGACTTCCTTCCTGTCCAGAAACATCCAGAAATTTCCTTCCTGGTTGAAGATCATCACCACTGTCAGGACCAGtcagcag GACATCACTAGTTCTCTACCGTTTCACCGCATCTCTCTGGACAGGATGGAGGACAACAACGCCATAGACCAGGACCTGCAG GGTTACCTGATGCAGCGTATCCACAGCAGTGCTGAGATTCAGAGCAACGTGTCGCTGAGCAATGGCCGCCTCGACAACACGGCTCTGGCCAAACTGGTCAGCCACCTGAAAAGTCTGAGCAGAGGCTCGTACCTCTACCTGAAACTGACCCTGGACCTGATTGAGGGAGGATACCTGGTCCTAAAAAGCTCCAGCTTCAAG gtggttCCTGTGAGTCTAGCAGAAGtttacctgctgcagctcaacatgCGGTTTCCCACGCAGTCATCGTTTCAGAGAGTTCTGCCGCTGCTCAACGTCACCGTGGCGTCGCTGCACCcgctgacagagcagcag ctgtttgaggTGGTGAATGCCGGCGCTCTGACAGGAGGAATGCTGCAGTGGTCAGAGTTCACACAGCGTCTGGAGCAGCTCTCTCCTTTCCTGATTCGGCGAAGCGACGGCAGCAGGATGCTAAAACACGCCTCCTTCAGGGAGTGGCTGGTGTGGAGGGAAGAGGGGCAGGATGACAGGTTCCTCTGTGACCCCAG GAGTGGCCACACGCTACTGGCCTTCTGGCTCTGCAGACAAGATGGGAAGCTGAACCGACAACAGACACTCGAGCTGGGACATCACATCCTGAAAGCTCACATCTACAAG GGTCTGAGTAAGAAGCTCAGGGTTTCCTCCTCAGTTCTTCAGGGGCTGTGGCTCTCGTACAGCACTGCAAGCCTGAGCCCTGTTCTCTCATCGCTGCGCAACCTCTACACCCCTAACATCAAG GTGAGCAGATTGCTGATTATAGGCGGGGCTGATGTGGACTGTCGTTGTGATGTCCTCAACAACGCCCCGCTGCTGTGCGTCCACGCTCACCTGGGTCACACTGACGCCGTGGCGCTGCTGCTCGACCACGGAGCTCAG gtggATGCTCAGTCACAGGATGGTTTGACCGCACTCGGATTCGCTGCTGCAGCTGGTCGCCTTGACATCGTCACCATGCTGAGCCAGAACAAAGCCAAG GTGGGTCACGTGGACGTTTCAGGTCGGTGCGTGCTAGTTCACGCGGCCCAGCGCGGCCAACTCGAGGTGCTGCGCTTTCTGTTGAGGTGCGCCGACTGGAGCTGCACTTCTTGCTGCGGCCAAAGGGGGGCGAGCAGGAGCCAGGCTGTGCAACAGGCACTGACTGCAGCAGCCAGCATGGGCCACGCAGAG ATGGTGTCATACCTTTTGGATCTgccagaggaagatgaggaagaggaggagaggcctGAGATTAACACATATGACAGTCTGTGGGGGGAGACAG ctctgacagcagcagcaggacgcggcaggctgcctgtctgcagactgcTGTTGGATCAGGGGGCAGCTGTCGATCAAGGCAACAGGCAGGGCGTCACTCCGCTCTTCAGCGCGGTGAGACGAGGTCACTGGCAG GTGGTGGAGCTGTTACTGAATCACGGTGTGGAGGTGAACATGGTCGACCAGCAGGGTCGAACAGCGCTGATGACGGCAGCCTCAGAGGGACATGTGACCACCGCCCAACTGCTGCTGGATCATG GAGCTTCTCTCAACCAGACCGACAAAGAAGGGTTAACAGCGCTGAGCTGGGCATGTCTAAAAGGTCAACTCCTGCTGGTCAGAGAGCTGGTGGAGAGAGGTGCAACCACCACTCATGCTGACCGCAGTGGACGAACTCCTCTGGACCTGGCTGCCTTCTGTGGTGACCCAGAGGTG GTGCAATACCTGGTGGATCACGGTGCGTCGGTGGAGCATGTGGATTGCAGTGGGATGCGTCCTCTGGACCGAGCGGTTGgctgcagaaacacatcagCGGTCATCGCTCTGCTGAAAAAGGGCGCTCAGATAGGTAGAAACCTGAACTACAAACCAGCCAGAAGTGAAGAGTGGATGCTGAGGATGAAGAtatctaatatatatatatgtatgtgtttgtgtgcaggacCAGCCACCTGGGCCATGGCGACCTCTAAACCAGATATCTTAATGGTTCTACTCAGCAAGTTAATCCAAGAGGGAGACAAACTCTACAAG CAAGGTAAAGTGAGGGAAGCTGCTCACTCCTATCAGTCAGCACTCCAGAAGTTTCCAGGAGACGAGCTGAAGACGTTCAGAcagctgagagtgtgtgtgctgctcaacCTGTCACGCTGCCGCCGGAAGATGAAC gacTTCAGCCTTGCTGAGGAGTTAGCCACCAAGGCTCTAGAGCTAAAAGCCAAATCTTACGAAGCCTTCTATGCCAGAGCTCGCGCCAAACGCAGCCGCAG ACAGTTCCATGCAGCCCTGGAGGACTTGATCGAGGCCAGCCGACTTTGTCCATCCAACCGAGAGATCCAACGCCTAATGACCAGGGTCAAGGATGAGTGTCGACAGGCTGCACACGAGTCTCCTCCACCATCTCATCATGTTTATCAGCAAAATGTGGCCATGTCTATTAGCGAGGCCAGGAGCAGAGATTCGGGTTCTCTTCAGGTACCGGACAGGGAAGGGCttactgaggaggaggaggaggaggaggaagaggaagatgagacagaggaggatggGACTCTCAGAGAGTCCTCCTTTTACCCTTCACCTGTGATTCAAAGTCTTGAAACCCGCCCAAGATCCAGGGGGCCGTcaccctcttctctctccccGACTCACCTGTACCATCCCCTCCCCAGTCCCACTCACGgagcctccctctcctccccgaGTCACTCTGCGCCTCCCCTTCCATCTTCCTCCTATCACAATTTCAGTCCTACATCATCCCCAATGCAGCATCTGCAGCGAGCCGGTCCAATGTCTGAAACCATGTCTGCTCTCTCAGGAGGCAGTCATCACCAACATGCACAGTCTGCTTCTGCCTTCCACCACTCAGACCAGGACCAGGgagtgcagcagctccaccatcTGACCAGTCAGAGGTCCATCCAGAACCCAATCCAAGGCCAATGGCTCCAACCAGCCAAAGCACAGGTGGTCAGGACCAGTCAGCCCAGCTCCTCCGCCCACTCCAGCATGGTTTTAGGAAGTTCTGCCTACACACAGTTTGCCCATCTGCCCCAAGAACTAGCAGAGCTTGGGGAAGGCTTTGGCCCCAGCCCCCTGGATGTCAGGCCTAGCCCGCAGGTCCAGGCTGGTCTAAGCTCGGGAGCTTCATATGCACTAGACGATGTGGATGTTGACATGGTTTGCCAAGTGAGGTCTACATCTGCCCATACCAGAGGGGCAGGAGGAGATAGGATGGGCATAAATCGTTTTGTCCAGTCCCATCAGTTCAGCCGCAACCAAACCAAAGCAGCCTACTACCCAATGGAACTCACAGAGGCGACACTGGGGCCGTCTGATAGGCTTCAGCCATCACACGATTATCAGTACCACCATCAGGGAGGGTTTCGCCGTCCGCTTAGTGCCCACCCaaccccctcctctgctcctacCCCCAGGCCTCTCATCCACTCCCAGAGTGTCAACGTCCGTTTCTCTCCCAGCAGCGGCAGTCTCACTAGCGGGCAGCCAGCAAACCATGGACCAGGCTTCAGAACCTCAGCATCTGCCCAGCACATGGATCTCCCTGCAGATCTGTCCTCCATGGGTGGTTACCATGATGATCTCTTTCTTATCTCCTCTCCCCAGTCAGAAATATCCATGGCAGGAGGAGGGACCTATCCTGGAGAGGTGGGGCGCTCATCAAGGAACACTCCTTTTATGGGCATAACAGACAAAACGAGGGTGCACCATCAGTATCAGCAGCCAGCTCCGTCAAGTTCAGCATCCTGCCTCAGCCCCTCTCGCTCCTGGGCTGTGTCATCAGTGGACACAGTTGTCACCTCGCCAAGCAAAAACCCTACCAGCCAGGGAGGCTTCATGCCACCCCAGCCTTCGTCCATAGCCTACCACAACCGCAGCAACAACAACGCCCACAACGGTCACCTCCTGCACGACAACCAGGACTTCTACGAGGTGGTGCCAAACAACGGTCGTCAGGGTGAAGGCTCAGGGCAGGTCGTTGGTCAGAATCCCTCGTATCTGGATGTGAAGGTGGCACGAACGCTACCAGTGATCCATAGCTGCTCCGACAGGCCAACAGAGAAGCGGACCGGTCCTACGTCGCCTGTCAAACCAAAAAGACCCTTTGTGGAGTCGAATGTGTAG